In the Haloferula helveola genome, one interval contains:
- a CDS encoding SgcJ/EcaC family oxidoreductase has product MSANVIRTLSVIAFLPWTALHAQDDDPNAAKLEKLEASAVSFVDAYNKGDAAALAKLFLPDGEITLADGGVVSGRDEIEEFYAEIFSPEETPQAALEAGSVRFVTPAIAIEEGTFHVTAPDGEVISHNYTAVQVQQDDGSWLTASVRDSLEDTAPPSEKMLGLEWIVGDWKIQAGGSTTWITFDWSDDGPFIDGRALTEEAGEESTSATWRIAWDPKRKGYTSWGFDALGGFTKSEWTEVDEASWMLRTRGVTADGESNVSTQTLVLDPSSEHFAWTTRDQLLGGEAQPERTVRVVRRPPEPKSAATE; this is encoded by the coding sequence ATGTCTGCGAATGTAATTCGGACCCTCTCGGTCATCGCCTTTTTGCCGTGGACGGCACTCCATGCACAGGACGATGACCCGAACGCCGCCAAACTGGAAAAACTCGAGGCGTCGGCGGTCTCGTTCGTCGATGCCTACAACAAGGGCGACGCTGCGGCGCTGGCCAAGCTGTTCCTTCCCGACGGCGAGATCACGCTGGCCGACGGCGGCGTGGTTTCGGGCCGCGATGAGATCGAGGAGTTTTACGCCGAGATCTTCTCCCCGGAAGAGACGCCGCAAGCCGCGCTCGAGGCGGGCTCGGTGCGCTTCGTCACGCCGGCCATCGCGATCGAGGAAGGCACCTTCCACGTGACCGCTCCGGATGGCGAAGTCATCTCGCACAACTACACCGCGGTCCAGGTCCAGCAGGACGACGGCTCATGGCTGACCGCCAGCGTGCGCGACTCGCTGGAGGACACCGCCCCGCCGAGCGAGAAGATGCTCGGGCTCGAGTGGATCGTCGGCGACTGGAAGATCCAGGCCGGCGGATCGACCACCTGGATCACCTTTGACTGGAGCGACGACGGTCCGTTCATCGACGGCCGAGCGCTGACCGAGGAGGCCGGCGAGGAAAGCACGTCGGCCACTTGGCGCATCGCCTGGGATCCGAAACGAAAGGGCTACACCTCGTGGGGCTTCGACGCCCTCGGCGGCTTCACCAAGTCGGAATGGACCGAGGTCGACGAGGCCAGCTGGATGCTGCGCACCCGTGGCGTCACCGCCGATGGTGAGAGCAACGTTTCCACCCAGACCCTCGTCCTCGATCCCTCCAGCGAACATTTCGCATGGACCACCCGCGACCAACTGCTCGGTGGCGAGGCCCAGCCCGAACGGACCGTCAGGGTCGTCCGCCGCCCGCCGGAACCGAAGTCCGCCGCCACCGAGTGA